A single genomic interval of Saccharospirillum mangrovi harbors:
- a CDS encoding substrate-binding domain-containing protein — translation MKLNLWLKRVAIAATLSTVPFLALGEENYHIGVSVPSADHGWTAGLLWWANKAADELNDKYPNVEFTVLAANSGTAQVGDVEDLMVRRIDALVILPTNPATLQQVIAEAYHEGIYTVVVDRELDTPTQDVFLAGDNPGMGEQAAIYMADALDEKGKVVIIEGPSIPINAQRVNAFRDELSRHSGMEILDSQSGEWNPQTSLNVMEDMLARYPHIDGVWAGDDDALKGVYQAIRESGRTDIKVLVGGGGSKDVIGMIRQGDSIVSGTVTYPPNMIASGMAVALTGLMGQHLGDMYHGVPSRLILAADLITEENADEFYEPDAAY, via the coding sequence ATGAAACTGAACCTTTGGCTCAAGCGAGTGGCGATTGCCGCAACCTTATCTACCGTGCCGTTCCTCGCGCTCGGCGAAGAAAATTATCACATTGGCGTCAGCGTGCCGTCGGCCGACCACGGTTGGACCGCCGGTTTGCTGTGGTGGGCAAACAAAGCCGCCGACGAACTGAACGATAAATACCCGAACGTTGAGTTCACCGTCTTGGCGGCCAATTCCGGCACCGCTCAAGTGGGCGATGTGGAAGATCTGATGGTGCGTCGCATCGACGCCCTGGTGATTCTGCCAACCAACCCGGCGACCTTGCAGCAAGTGATTGCCGAGGCCTATCACGAAGGCATTTACACCGTCGTGGTCGACCGCGAATTGGATACTCCGACACAGGATGTGTTCCTCGCGGGTGATAACCCGGGCATGGGTGAACAAGCCGCCATTTATATGGCCGATGCGTTGGACGAAAAAGGCAAGGTGGTGATCATCGAAGGCCCGTCCATTCCGATCAACGCGCAACGGGTGAATGCGTTCCGCGATGAATTGTCACGCCATTCCGGCATGGAAATTCTCGACTCACAATCCGGTGAGTGGAACCCGCAAACGTCGCTCAACGTGATGGAAGACATGCTGGCGCGCTATCCGCACATTGATGGTGTTTGGGCTGGTGACGACGACGCTCTCAAAGGCGTGTATCAGGCAATTCGTGAATCCGGTCGTACCGACATCAAAGTGTTGGTCGGCGGCGGCGGTTCCAAAGACGTGATCGGCATGATTCGCCAAGGCGATTCCATTGTTTCCGGTACCGTTACGTATCCGCCGAACATGATTGCCTCGGGCATGGCGGTTGCGCTGACTGGCCTGATGGGTCAACACCTGGGAGATATGTACCACGGTGTACCATCGCGCCTGATTCTGGCAGCCGACCTGATTACCGAAGAAAACGCAGACGAGTTTTACGAGCCGGACGCGGCTTACTGA
- a CDS encoding Na/Pi cotransporter family protein, whose translation MMVLIELAGAVALLLWGIRMVQTGFARLLGNRLERLLRRTTSNRSKAFITGAMTAFMLQSSTAVILMVAAFSATGMLTLFAALATVLGAEFGASVAAVLLNMDLEKLSLPVILLGVISFKLDYSRAWKHSGRILIGLGLVLLSLDLIGDVTYLLRSSDVFLLISNKVESDVALAITLMGLFTWMIHSTLAAVLIIAQFVQDGTITMNAGFYLLLGANLGGALPALVSGWSLSDSGRQVVVGNLIFRFFAVALGLIALLLGGDLIQQLLPERALGIVIAHSSLNLANGLLLLAILPLLLPLFMQARNTSADNDLSQQQDRPIYLSIEDIGNPGRALANARNEALHIAELVYRMLNNALDAFDDRELVKQIADLDDDIDALHREALNYVLSIEDTGQQQQHRELISFMTNLEHIGDIIDESLMHLARNKLREGVRFDDDQTKVVNQLHDELVDAFRLSQAVFTSDSAELAQELLDVKRKYRQNVLEARQHHLDELGGHHSENLLSTQIFIDVLRDLQRICSHLTAVAYPVLQRRHN comes from the coding sequence ATGATGGTATTAATCGAATTGGCTGGCGCCGTTGCGCTGTTGCTGTGGGGCATTCGCATGGTGCAAACCGGCTTTGCCCGCCTGCTTGGCAATCGACTGGAACGGCTGCTGCGACGCACCACCAGCAATCGCAGCAAGGCGTTTATCACCGGCGCCATGACCGCCTTCATGTTGCAATCGTCCACGGCGGTAATCTTGATGGTCGCCGCGTTCAGCGCCACCGGCATGCTGACGTTGTTTGCCGCTCTGGCGACGGTGCTGGGTGCCGAATTCGGTGCCAGTGTTGCGGCCGTGTTGTTGAACATGGATCTGGAAAAACTGAGCCTGCCGGTCATCCTGCTCGGCGTCATCAGTTTCAAACTCGATTATTCACGCGCCTGGAAACACAGCGGTCGGATTTTAATCGGTCTGGGCCTGGTGCTGCTGTCGCTCGATCTCATCGGCGACGTTACCTATTTATTGCGCTCGTCCGATGTCTTTTTGTTGATCAGTAACAAGGTCGAAAGCGACGTCGCCCTGGCGATTACCCTGATGGGCCTGTTCACCTGGATGATTCATTCCACGCTGGCGGCGGTGCTGATCATTGCGCAGTTTGTGCAGGACGGCACCATCACCATGAACGCCGGTTTTTATCTGCTGCTGGGTGCTAACCTCGGTGGCGCTTTGCCGGCGTTGGTCAGCGGTTGGTCGCTGTCAGACTCCGGTCGGCAAGTGGTGGTGGGCAATTTAATTTTCCGCTTTTTTGCCGTGGCCCTGGGGTTGATCGCCCTGCTGCTGGGGGGCGATTTAATTCAACAGTTATTGCCCGAACGTGCGTTGGGCATTGTGATCGCGCATTCCAGTTTGAACCTCGCCAACGGCCTGTTGTTACTCGCGATATTGCCATTGCTGTTGCCGCTGTTTATGCAGGCCCGCAACACCTCGGCCGATAATGATTTATCGCAGCAACAAGACCGGCCCATTTATTTATCGATCGAAGACATTGGCAACCCCGGCCGCGCACTCGCCAATGCCCGCAACGAAGCGCTGCACATTGCCGAGCTGGTGTACCGCATGTTGAACAACGCCCTCGATGCGTTCGACGACCGCGAGCTGGTCAAACAGATTGCCGATCTGGACGACGACATCGATGCGCTGCACCGCGAGGCGCTGAATTACGTCTTGTCGATTGAAGACACCGGACAGCAGCAACAGCACCGCGAATTGATCAGTTTTATGACCAACCTGGAACACATCGGCGACATCATTGATGAAAGTCTGATGCACCTGGCGCGCAACAAACTGCGTGAGGGCGTGCGCTTTGATGACGACCAGACCAAGGTGGTCAATCAATTGCACGATGAGTTGGTGGACGCCTTCCGTCTGTCACAGGCGGTGTTCACCAGCGACAGTGCGGAACTGGCACAGGAATTGTTGGATGTAAAACGAAAGTATCGGCAAAACGTTCTGGAAGCGCGGCAACATCACCTGGATGAATTAGGCGGGCACCACAGTGAAAACCTGCTCAGCACACAGATTTTTATCGACGTGCTGCGCGACTTGCAGCGCATCTGTTCACACCTCACGGCAGTCGCCTATCCGGTATTGCAGCGGCGCCACAATTGA
- a CDS encoding aldo/keto reductase encodes MPHATLPVPGMGTYRLTGASGRQAMLTALELGYRHLDTAVLYNNESDVGAAMAASGIDRGDLFITTKVWHTDLAPEAMRASLNASLKRLGTDYVDLLLVHWPPYGDAVPMADYLPALKALRDSGKTRHIGVSNFTRALIDQAVGVLGEGELLTNQIEVHPFMHNNAVVEHCQQHGIAVTAYVPLAIGQVMQDATLNDIAQAHQISPAQVALAWLHQRNIVPIPASSKRDHLQANLDAMTVQLSDAEMARIGQLDRGRHLVSPGFAPQWD; translated from the coding sequence ATGCCTCACGCCACTTTACCCGTGCCCGGTATGGGCACCTATCGTCTCACTGGCGCTTCCGGGCGTCAGGCTATGTTGACCGCTTTGGAACTGGGTTACCGGCATCTCGATACCGCCGTGCTGTACAACAATGAAAGCGATGTTGGTGCGGCTATGGCCGCGAGCGGAATTGATCGCGGTGATCTGTTTATTACCACCAAGGTGTGGCACACCGATTTGGCGCCGGAGGCGATGCGGGCGAGTCTCAATGCCAGCCTGAAACGGCTGGGTACCGATTACGTCGATCTGCTGTTGGTGCATTGGCCACCCTATGGCGATGCGGTGCCGATGGCCGATTATCTGCCCGCCCTGAAGGCGTTGCGCGACAGCGGTAAAACCCGCCATATCGGTGTGTCCAATTTCACTCGGGCGCTGATTGATCAGGCGGTTGGCGTTCTGGGCGAGGGCGAATTGCTGACCAATCAGATTGAGGTGCATCCGTTTATGCACAACAACGCCGTGGTGGAACATTGCCAGCAGCATGGCATTGCCGTTACCGCCTATGTGCCACTGGCGATTGGTCAGGTGATGCAGGATGCAACGTTGAACGACATTGCCCAGGCGCACCAGATCAGCCCGGCGCAGGTGGCGCTGGCCTGGCTGCACCAGCGCAATATCGTGCCGATACCCGCATCAAGCAAGCGCGACCATCTGCAAGCCAACCTCGATGCCATGACGGTGCAATTGAGTGACGCCGAGATGGCGCGCATCGGCCAACTCGACCGTGGCCGGCATCTGGTCAGTCCGGGTTTCGCGCCGCAGTGGGACTGA
- a CDS encoding ABC transporter permease, translating into MTAAQNFPQRLVSFWRRLPFDMTIVAPLLALIVMLIASSLASEYFLNTRNLTNILRQVSYTGIIAIGVTFVIIGGGIDLSVGSMVALVGVLLLFVLNAVGDPTLALLVGMSSALVVGALFGLVNGLLVTRGRIAAFIATLATMSIYRSLALYLTDAGEVVSSNALFPEIGGGYWLGIPIPVWTFFILAAAAHLLLFHTPYGRHLCAVGSNEQVARYSGIRVRTVVLFSFVIAGACVGLAAIMLSSRLNSISPSDAGVLYELDAIAAVVIGGTSLAGGRGSIWGTVIGALILGIINNMLNLLGVSPYLQGLVKGAVILIAVLMQYKRSQ; encoded by the coding sequence ATGACAGCCGCTCAAAATTTCCCGCAACGTCTGGTCAGTTTCTGGCGACGTTTACCGTTCGACATGACCATTGTCGCGCCGCTGTTGGCGTTAATCGTCATGCTGATCGCTTCGTCATTGGCGAGCGAATATTTTCTCAACACTCGTAACCTGACCAACATTCTGCGTCAGGTGTCGTACACCGGCATCATCGCCATCGGTGTGACCTTTGTGATCATCGGCGGCGGCATCGATTTGTCGGTCGGTTCCATGGTCGCTCTGGTCGGCGTGCTGTTGTTGTTTGTGCTTAATGCCGTTGGCGATCCGACGCTGGCGTTGCTGGTGGGTATGTCGTCGGCGCTGGTTGTGGGTGCGCTTTTCGGTTTGGTCAACGGCTTATTGGTCACGCGCGGGCGCATCGCCGCATTCATTGCCACGCTCGCCACCATGTCGATTTATCGCTCGCTGGCGTTGTACCTCACCGACGCCGGTGAAGTGGTGTCGAGCAATGCATTGTTCCCGGAAATTGGTGGCGGCTATTGGCTCGGCATTCCGATTCCAGTCTGGACGTTTTTTATTCTCGCGGCGGCGGCGCATCTGCTGTTGTTCCACACCCCTTACGGTCGGCATTTGTGTGCGGTCGGCTCCAACGAACAGGTGGCGCGCTATTCCGGAATTCGGGTGCGCACCGTGGTGTTGTTCAGCTTTGTCATCGCCGGTGCCTGTGTTGGCCTGGCCGCCATCATGCTCAGCTCCCGTTTGAATTCGATCAGCCCATCGGACGCCGGTGTGCTGTATGAACTTGATGCCATCGCCGCTGTGGTGATTGGTGGCACCAGTCTGGCCGGCGGTCGCGGCAGCATCTGGGGCACCGTTATCGGTGCGCTGATTCTCGGCATCATCAACAACATGCTGAATTTGCTCGGCGTGTCGCCCTACTTACAGGGACTGGTGAAAGGCGCGGTCATCCTGATCGCGGTATTGATGCAATACAAACGCAGTCAGTAA